One Streptomyces fagopyri DNA window includes the following coding sequences:
- a CDS encoding cysteine desulfurase/sulfurtransferase TusA family protein, with protein sequence MSYFDAASAAPLHPVARQALQASLDEGWADPARLYREGRRARLLLDAAREAAADAVGCRPDELVFTSSGTRAVHSGIEGALAGRRRVGRHLIVSAVEHSAVLHSAEVHETAGGTTTHVPVDRAGAVSPSTYAGALRPDTALACLQSANHEVGTEQPVAAVAQACRAAGVPLLVDAAQSLGWGRVEGDWSLLTASAHKWGGPSGVGLLVVRKGVRFAPQGPLDERESGRAAGFENIPAVVAAAAALRAVRAQAAVEAARLRELTDRIRTRVPELVTDVEVVGDPARRLPGIVTFSCLYVDGESLLHELDRAGFSVSSGSSCTSSTLTPSHVLKAMGVLSEGNVRVSLPPGTPSEDVDRFLSVLPAAVSAVREKLGAPTAPRTASAPSGALVLDALGKLCPIPVIELAGVIGGVPVGGTVRVLADDEAARLDIPAWCEMRGQEYVGEEPADRGAVYVVRRVS encoded by the coding sequence GTGTCCTACTTCGACGCCGCGTCCGCGGCTCCGCTGCATCCCGTCGCCCGACAGGCCCTGCAGGCCTCGCTCGACGAGGGCTGGGCCGACCCGGCCCGGCTCTACCGCGAGGGACGGCGGGCCCGGCTCCTGCTCGACGCGGCCCGCGAGGCGGCCGCCGACGCGGTGGGCTGCCGCCCGGACGAACTGGTCTTCACCAGCTCCGGCACCCGGGCGGTGCACTCCGGCATCGAGGGCGCGCTGGCAGGCCGTCGGCGCGTCGGACGCCACCTGATCGTGTCAGCTGTCGAACATTCGGCCGTACTCCATTCGGCTGAGGTGCATGAGACGGCGGGCGGTACGACGACCCATGTCCCGGTCGACCGGGCGGGCGCGGTGTCCCCTTCCACGTACGCCGGCGCCCTGCGCCCCGACACCGCGCTCGCCTGTCTGCAGTCCGCCAACCACGAGGTGGGTACCGAACAGCCGGTGGCGGCGGTCGCGCAGGCGTGCCGGGCGGCGGGGGTGCCGCTGCTGGTGGACGCGGCGCAGTCGCTGGGCTGGGGACGGGTCGAGGGCGACTGGTCACTCCTGACGGCGAGTGCCCACAAGTGGGGCGGCCCTTCGGGGGTCGGACTTCTCGTCGTACGCAAGGGAGTGCGGTTCGCCCCCCAAGGGCCGCTGGACGAGCGGGAGTCGGGACGGGCGGCCGGCTTCGAGAACATCCCGGCCGTGGTGGCCGCGGCGGCCGCGCTGCGTGCCGTGCGCGCGCAGGCGGCCGTGGAGGCGGCGCGGCTGCGGGAACTGACGGACCGGATCCGGACGCGGGTCCCGGAGCTGGTGACGGACGTGGAGGTGGTCGGCGACCCGGCACGCCGGCTGCCGGGGATCGTCACCTTCTCCTGTCTCTACGTCGACGGGGAGTCGCTCCTGCACGAACTGGACCGGGCCGGCTTCTCGGTCTCCTCCGGTTCGTCGTGCACGAGCAGCACACTCACCCCCAGCCATGTCCTGAAGGCGATGGGCGTGCTGAGTGAGGGCAACGTCCGGGTGTCGCTGCCGCCGGGCACACCGTCGGAGGACGTCGACCGGTTCCTGTCGGTCCTTCCGGCCGCGGTCTCCGCGGTGCGCGAGAAGCTCGGCGCCCCGACCGCCCCCCGCACGGCGTCCGCCCCCTCGGGTGCGCTCGTCCTGGACGCCCTCGGCAAGCTCTGCCCGATCCCGGTCATCGAACTGGCCGGGGTCATCGGTGGCGTGCCGGTCGGCGGGACCGTCCGCGTCCTCGCGGACGACGAGGCGGCCCGCCTGGACATCCCGGCGTGGTGCGAGATGCGGGGTCAGGAGTACGTCGGGGAGGAACCGGCGGACCGGGGCGCGGTGTACGTGGTCCGCCGGGTGTCCTGA
- the ctaE gene encoding aa3-type cytochrome oxidase subunit III produces the protein MSVVATATTVETGHAHPSVNRPNLTSVGTIIWLSSELMFFAALFAMYFTLRSVTGPDHWKEMAGHLNFPFSATNTTILVLSSLTCQLGVFAAERGDVKKLRMWFTVTFVMGAIFIGGQIFEYTELVKKDGLSLSSDPYGSVFYLTTGFHGLHVTGGLIAFLLVLGRTYAAKRFTHEQATAAIVVSYYWHFVDVVWIGLFATIYMIK, from the coding sequence ATGTCGGTCGTGGCGACAGCAACGACAGTAGAAACCGGGCACGCGCACCCGTCGGTCAATCGACCGAACCTCACCAGCGTCGGAACCATCATCTGGCTGAGTTCCGAGCTGATGTTCTTCGCGGCCCTCTTCGCGATGTACTTCACCCTGCGATCGGTGACCGGACCGGATCACTGGAAGGAGATGGCGGGCCATCTCAACTTCCCGTTCTCCGCGACGAACACCACGATCCTGGTGCTCTCCTCCCTGACCTGCCAGCTCGGCGTGTTCGCCGCCGAGCGCGGGGACGTGAAGAAGCTCCGGATGTGGTTCACCGTCACGTTCGTGATGGGTGCGATCTTCATCGGTGGTCAGATCTTCGAGTACACCGAACTGGTCAAGAAGGACGGGCTCTCGCTCTCCTCCGACCCGTACGGCTCGGTGTTCTACCTGACCACCGGCTTCCACGGCCTGCACGTGACGGGCGGACTCATCGCCTTCCTGCTGGTCCTCGGCCGCACCTACGCGGCCAAGAGGTTCACTCACGAGCAGGCGACCGCCGCCATCGTCGTGTCCTACTACTGGCACTTCGTCGATGTGGTCTGGATCGGCCTCTTCGCCACGATCTACATGATCAAGTAA
- a CDS encoding response regulator, with protein sequence MQPTATVLVYSDDSNTRGQVRLATGRRPASDVPQVEFIECATPAAVLKELDRGGIDVCVLDGEAVPMGGMGVCRQIKDEVFNCPPVLVLIGRPQDAWLATWSRADAAVTLPVDPVEFAASLASLLRRKALLGA encoded by the coding sequence ATGCAGCCGACCGCCACGGTGCTGGTCTACAGTGACGACTCCAACACCCGGGGGCAGGTGCGGCTGGCGACAGGCCGCAGACCGGCCTCCGACGTTCCCCAGGTCGAGTTCATCGAGTGCGCGACGCCCGCCGCGGTCCTGAAGGAGCTGGACAGGGGCGGCATCGACGTCTGTGTGCTGGACGGTGAGGCCGTTCCGATGGGCGGCATGGGAGTCTGCCGGCAGATCAAGGACGAGGTCTTCAACTGCCCGCCCGTCCTGGTGCTCATCGGGCGCCCCCAGGACGCCTGGCTCGCCACCTGGAGCCGCGCGGACGCCGCGGTGACGCTGCCGGTCGACCCGGTGGAGTTCGCCGCCTCGCTGGCCTCTCTCCTGCGCCGCAAGGCCCTGCTCGGCGCCTGA
- the ctaD gene encoding aa3-type cytochrome oxidase subunit I — translation MSILNEPQGAADADDSYENELPVRRKQPGNVVIKWLTTTDHKTIGTLYLVTSFAFFCIGGVMALLMRAELARPGLQIMSNEQFNQAFTMHGTIMLLMFATPLFAGFTNWIMPLQIGAPDVAFPRLNMFAYWLYLFGSMIAVGGFLTPQGAADFGWFAYSPLSDAVRSPGVGADMWIMGLAFSGFGTILGAVNFITTIICMRAPGMTMFRMPIFVWNVLLTAVLVLLAFPVLAAALFALEADRKFGAHVFDAANGGALLWQHLFWFFGHPEVYIIALPFFGIISEVIPVFSRKPMFGYMGLIGATIAIAGLSVTVWAHHMYVTGGVLLPFFSFMTFLIAVPTGVKFFNWIGTMWKGSLSFETPMLWATGFLITFTFGGLTGVILASPPMDFHVSDSYFVVAHFHYVVFGTVVFAMFSGFHFWWPKMTGKMLDERLGKITFWTLFVGFHGTFLVQHWLGAEGMPRRYADYLAADGFTALNTFSTICSFLLGLSILPFLYNVWKTAKYGKKVEVDDPWGYGRSLEWATSCPPPRHNFLTLPRIRSESPAFDLHHPEIAALDQLENAGHGSAALAGGKEAGK, via the coding sequence GTGAGCATCCTCAACGAACCCCAGGGTGCCGCGGACGCCGACGACTCGTACGAGAACGAGCTGCCGGTGCGGCGCAAGCAGCCGGGCAACGTCGTGATCAAGTGGCTCACCACCACTGACCACAAGACGATCGGCACGCTGTATCTGGTCACGTCGTTCGCGTTCTTCTGCATCGGCGGCGTCATGGCGCTGCTCATGCGCGCCGAGCTGGCGCGGCCCGGTCTGCAGATCATGTCGAACGAGCAGTTCAACCAGGCGTTCACGATGCACGGCACGATCATGCTGCTGATGTTCGCGACGCCGCTGTTCGCCGGCTTCACGAACTGGATCATGCCGCTTCAGATCGGCGCGCCCGACGTGGCGTTCCCGCGGCTGAACATGTTCGCGTACTGGCTGTACCTCTTCGGCTCGATGATCGCCGTGGGCGGCTTCCTCACCCCGCAGGGTGCGGCCGACTTCGGCTGGTTCGCCTACTCGCCGCTCTCGGACGCGGTCCGCTCGCCCGGCGTCGGCGCCGACATGTGGATCATGGGTCTGGCCTTCTCCGGCTTCGGCACGATCCTCGGCGCGGTCAACTTCATCACCACCATCATCTGCATGCGCGCTCCCGGCATGACGATGTTCCGGATGCCCATCTTCGTGTGGAACGTGCTGCTCACCGCGGTTCTGGTGCTGCTCGCGTTCCCCGTCCTGGCGGCGGCCCTGTTCGCCCTGGAGGCGGATCGAAAATTCGGGGCACACGTATTCGATGCGGCAAATGGCGGAGCGTTGCTCTGGCAACACCTCTTCTGGTTCTTCGGCCATCCAGAGGTGTACATCATCGCCCTGCCGTTCTTCGGAATCATCTCCGAAGTCATCCCGGTGTTCTCGCGCAAGCCGATGTTCGGTTACATGGGCCTGATCGGCGCGACCATCGCGATCGCCGGCCTGTCCGTGACCGTGTGGGCGCACCACATGTACGTCACCGGTGGCGTACTGCTCCCGTTCTTCTCCTTCATGACGTTCCTCATCGCCGTACCGACGGGCGTGAAGTTCTTCAACTGGATCGGAACGATGTGGAAGGGCTCGCTCTCCTTCGAGACACCGATGCTCTGGGCCACCGGCTTCCTCATCACGTTCACCTTCGGCGGTCTGACGGGCGTCATCCTGGCCTCGCCGCCGATGGACTTCCACGTCTCCGACTCGTACTTCGTGGTGGCGCACTTCCACTACGTCGTGTTCGGCACCGTGGTGTTCGCGATGTTCTCCGGCTTCCACTTCTGGTGGCCGAAGATGACGGGCAAGATGCTCGACGAGCGGCTCGGCAAGATCACCTTCTGGACGCTGTTCGTGGGCTTCCACGGCACGTTCCTCGTCCAGCACTGGCTGGGTGCCGAGGGCATGCCGCGTCGTTACGCCGACTACCTCGCGGCCGACGGCTTCACCGCCCTCAACACGTTCTCGACGATCTGTTCGTTCCTGCTCGGACTGTCGATCCTGCCGTTCCTCTACAACGTGTGGAAGACCGCCAAGTACGGCAAGAAGGTCGAGGTGGACGACCCGTGGGGTTACGGCCGTTCGCTCGAGTGGGCGACCTCCTGCCCGCCGCCGCGCCACAACTTCCTCACCCTGCCGCGGATCCGCAGTGAATCCCCGGCGTTCGACCTGCACCACCCGGAGATCGCCGCTCTCGACCAGCTCGAGAACGCCGGTCACGGTTCGGCGGCGCTGGCCGGCGGCAAGGAGGCCGGCAAGTGA
- the ctaC gene encoding aa3-type cytochrome oxidase subunit II, with the protein MSPNGSDRSPRRPMRRKLLQAMTAGLVLATATGCTYKDFPRLGMPTPVTEEAPRILSLWQGSWAAALATGVLVWGLILWSVVFHRRSRTKVEVPPQTRYNMPIEALYTVVPLIIVSVLFYFTARDETKLLSLDKKPDLTVNVVGYQWSWGFNYIENVPGVTGDAKTDKNLDAIPDRFKKAFPVNAGGVYDTGTPGERNPQTNNPGPTLWLPKGKTVRFVLTSRDVIHSFWVVPFLMKQDVIPGHTNSFQVTPNKEGTFLGKCAELCGVDHSRMLFNVKVVSPERYEAHLKQLAAEGQTGYVPAGIEQTGHEKNRETNNL; encoded by the coding sequence GTGAGTCCCAACGGCTCCGACCGCTCGCCGCGGCGCCCGATGCGGCGGAAGCTGCTGCAGGCAATGACTGCGGGCCTGGTCCTGGCGACCGCCACCGGTTGCACATACAAGGACTTTCCCCGCCTTGGTATGCCCACCCCGGTCACGGAGGAGGCTCCGCGGATCCTCTCCCTCTGGCAGGGCTCGTGGGCGGCCGCGCTCGCCACGGGCGTGCTGGTCTGGGGTCTGATCCTGTGGAGCGTCGTCTTCCATCGGCGCAGCCGCACCAAGGTCGAAGTTCCCCCGCAGACCCGGTACAACATGCCGATCGAGGCGTTGTACACGGTGGTCCCGCTCATCATCGTCTCGGTGCTGTTCTACTTCACCGCCCGCGACGAGACGAAGCTCCTCAGCCTCGACAAGAAGCCCGACCTCACGGTCAACGTGGTCGGCTACCAGTGGAGCTGGGGCTTCAACTACATCGAGAACGTCCCTGGTGTCACCGGTGACGCGAAGACCGACAAGAACCTGGACGCCATTCCGGACCGGTTCAAGAAGGCCTTCCCGGTGAACGCCGGCGGTGTCTACGACACCGGCACCCCGGGTGAGCGGAACCCGCAGACGAACAACCCCGGTCCGACCCTCTGGCTCCCCAAGGGCAAGACGGTCCGCTTCGTCCTCACTTCGCGTGACGTCATCCACTCCTTCTGGGTGGTGCCGTTCCTCATGAAGCAGGACGTCATCCCGGGCCACACCAACTCCTTCCAGGTGACCCCCAACAAGGAGGGCACCTTCCTGGGCAAGTGCGCCGAACTGTGCGGCGTCGACCACTCCCGGATGCTCTTCAACGTGAAGGTCGTCTCGCCCGAGCGCTACGAGGCCCACCTCAAGCAGCTCGCGGCAGAGGGACAGACCGGTTACGTCCCGGCCGGCATTGAGCAGACGGGCCACGAGAAGAACCGGGAGACGAACAACCTGTGA
- a CDS encoding HesB/IscA family protein, whose amino-acid sequence MSVSDETTTVSDGIMLSDAAAGKVKALLDQEGRDDLALRVAVQPGGCSGLRYQLFFDERSLDGDVVKDFGGVKVVTDRMSAPYLGGASIDFVDTIEKQGFTIDNPNATGSCACGDSFS is encoded by the coding sequence ATGTCCGTATCGGACGAGACCACCACCGTGAGCGACGGCATCATGCTGTCCGACGCCGCCGCGGGCAAGGTCAAGGCCCTGCTCGACCAGGAAGGCCGCGACGATCTGGCACTGCGTGTCGCCGTTCAGCCCGGCGGCTGCTCCGGCCTGCGCTACCAGCTCTTCTTCGACGAGCGCTCCCTCGACGGCGATGTCGTCAAGGACTTCGGCGGCGTCAAGGTCGTCACCGACCGCATGAGCGCCCCGTACCTGGGCGGCGCCTCGATCGACTTCGTGGACACCATCGAGAAGCAGGGCTTCACGATCGACAACCCGAACGCGACGGGCTCCTGCGCCTGCGGCGACTCCTTCAGCTAG
- the nadA gene encoding quinolinate synthase NadA, translated as MTTAQTQELDVQPTPLALLLLGREADPRSERGVECPGDLPSPSDPDLVERARAAKEKLGDKVFVLGHHYQRDEVIQFADVTGDSFKLARDAAARPGAEYIVFCGVHFMAESADILTTDDQKVVLPDLAAGCSMADMATAEQVAECWDVLTEAGVAGQVVPVSYMNSSADIKAFTGRHGGTICTSSNAQRALEWAFEQGEKVLFLPDQHLGRNTAVRDLGMSLEDCVLYNPHKPNGGLTAEQLRDAKMILWRGHCSVHGRFSVDSVNDVRERIPGVNVLVHPECKHEVVAAADYVGSTEYIIKALEAAPAGSKWAIGTELNLVRRLANRFAPEGKEIVFLDKTVCFCSTMNRIDLPHLVWTLESLAEGNLVNRIEVDRETERYAKLALERMLALP; from the coding sequence GTGACCACCGCCCAGACCCAGGAGCTCGACGTACAGCCGACGCCCCTCGCCCTGCTGTTGCTCGGCCGTGAGGCCGACCCGAGGAGCGAGCGCGGCGTCGAGTGCCCCGGCGACCTGCCCTCGCCGTCCGACCCGGACCTGGTGGAACGCGCGCGGGCGGCGAAGGAGAAGCTCGGGGACAAGGTCTTCGTACTCGGCCACCACTACCAGCGCGACGAGGTCATCCAGTTCGCGGACGTGACCGGCGACTCCTTCAAGCTCGCCCGTGACGCGGCCGCGCGTCCCGGGGCCGAGTACATCGTCTTCTGCGGTGTGCACTTCATGGCGGAGTCCGCGGACATCCTCACCACCGACGACCAGAAGGTGGTCCTGCCCGACCTCGCCGCCGGCTGCTCCATGGCCGACATGGCCACGGCCGAGCAGGTCGCCGAGTGCTGGGACGTGCTGACCGAGGCCGGGGTGGCCGGACAGGTCGTACCCGTCTCGTACATGAACTCCTCCGCCGACATCAAGGCGTTCACCGGCAGACATGGCGGCACGATCTGCACGTCGTCCAACGCCCAGCGGGCCCTGGAGTGGGCCTTCGAGCAGGGCGAGAAGGTCCTCTTCCTCCCCGACCAGCACCTCGGCCGCAACACCGCCGTCCGTGACCTGGGGATGTCGCTGGAGGACTGTGTCCTCTACAACCCCCACAAGCCGAACGGCGGCCTGACCGCCGAGCAGCTGCGCGACGCGAAGATGATCCTGTGGCGCGGCCACTGCTCGGTGCACGGCCGCTTCAGCGTGGACTCGGTGAACGACGTGCGGGAGCGCATCCCGGGCGTCAACGTCCTCGTGCACCCCGAGTGCAAGCACGAGGTCGTCGCGGCCGCGGACTACGTCGGTTCCACGGAGTACATCATCAAGGCCCTGGAGGCGGCCCCGGCCGGCTCGAAGTGGGCGATCGGCACGGAGCTGAATCTCGTACGACGGCTCGCGAACCGATTCGCCCCCGAGGGCAAGGAGATCGTCTTCCTCGACAAGACGGTCTGCTTCTGCTCGACCATGAACCGCATCGACCTGCCCCACCTGGTGTGGACCCTGGAGTCGCTGGCCGAGGGCAACCTGGTCAACCGCATCGAGGTGGACCGGGAGACGGAACGGTACGCGAAGCTGGCGCTGGAGCGGATGCTGGCGCTGCCGTAA
- a CDS encoding cytochrome c oxidase subunit 4: MKVQGKMFLWLALFILIMAIVYGLWSKEPAGTTALFLGFGLSVMIGYYLAFTARRVDQLAQDNKEADVADEAGEVGFFAPHSWQPLALGIGGALGFMGVIFGWWLLYFSAPLLLIGLWGWVFEFYHGANRTQ, encoded by the coding sequence GTGAAGGTCCAAGGCAAGATGTTCCTCTGGCTGGCGCTCTTCATCCTGATCATGGCCATCGTGTACGGCCTGTGGTCGAAGGAGCCGGCCGGCACCACGGCGCTCTTCCTGGGCTTCGGCCTGAGCGTCATGATCGGCTACTACCTGGCCTTCACGGCCCGGCGGGTCGACCAGCTGGCGCAGGACAACAAGGAGGCCGACGTCGCGGACGAGGCCGGTGAGGTGGGGTTCTTCGCCCCGCACAGCTGGCAGCCGCTCGCGCTCGGTATCGGTGGCGCGCTCGGGTTCATGGGCGTCATCTTCGGCTGGTGGCTGCTGTACTTCTCGGCCCCGCTGCTCCTGATCGGCCTGTGGGGCTGGGTCTTCGAGTTCTACCACGGCGCGAACCGCACCCAGTAG
- a CDS encoding L,D-transpeptidase, which produces MNHSPRIRTVVSCATLVVAFGAATTACGSNSHPLAAKPYDAAGLISFNGPVEGDSSKVDPDKPLEITVKDDDERITDVTATDATGRYVSGELAADGTRWHSTSALAAGAHYTVQVSTEDEDGAQGRKSIGFDTTTPKAKKTLGVTFGPDAGEYGVGQPVTAQLSAPVKDKAARTIVERALRVDSTPAVEGGWHWVDDKTLHFRPKEYWPAHATIQAHSNLKGVKVGAGLWGGDAKPLTLTIGDQFVALTDAGTHVMTVYKNGAVINKIPITTGKPGFETRNGVKVVLSKEYLVRMRGTTVGIAEGSADSYDLPVYYATRVTWSGEYVHAAPWSVGSQGYANVSHGCTGMSTSNAAWFFNHVRVGDIVKVVNSNGAQMAAFDNGFGDWNVSWASWRNGSALMGGTPDGPPVAEKARLRPESV; this is translated from the coding sequence ATGAACCACTCACCGCGAATCCGCACGGTCGTCAGCTGCGCCACGCTGGTGGTTGCCTTCGGCGCGGCCACGACCGCCTGCGGCTCAAACAGTCATCCGCTGGCGGCCAAGCCGTACGACGCGGCGGGCCTGATCTCCTTCAACGGTCCGGTCGAAGGCGACAGCAGCAAGGTGGACCCGGACAAGCCGCTCGAAATCACCGTCAAGGATGACGACGAGCGCATCACCGATGTGACGGCCACGGACGCGACGGGCCGGTACGTGTCGGGCGAGCTGGCCGCCGACGGCACCCGCTGGCACAGCACCTCGGCGCTGGCCGCGGGCGCCCACTACACGGTGCAGGTGAGCACCGAGGACGAGGACGGCGCCCAGGGCCGCAAGTCCATCGGCTTCGACACCACCACGCCCAAGGCCAAGAAGACCCTCGGCGTCACCTTCGGGCCCGACGCGGGCGAGTACGGCGTCGGACAGCCCGTCACCGCCCAACTCAGCGCCCCCGTCAAGGACAAGGCCGCCCGTACGATCGTCGAGCGGGCCCTGCGGGTGGACTCGACGCCCGCCGTGGAAGGCGGCTGGCACTGGGTGGACGACAAGACCCTGCACTTCCGCCCCAAGGAGTACTGGCCCGCCCACGCCACCATCCAGGCGCACAGCAACCTCAAGGGCGTCAAGGTCGGCGCCGGGCTCTGGGGCGGCGACGCGAAGCCCCTGACCCTCACCATCGGCGACCAGTTCGTCGCCCTCACGGACGCCGGCACCCACGTCATGACGGTGTACAAGAACGGCGCGGTGATCAACAAGATCCCCATCACCACCGGCAAGCCCGGCTTCGAGACGCGCAACGGCGTCAAGGTGGTGCTCAGCAAGGAGTACCTCGTACGGATGCGCGGTACCACCGTCGGCATCGCCGAGGGTTCCGCCGACTCCTACGACCTGCCCGTGTACTACGCGACCCGGGTCACCTGGAGCGGCGAGTACGTCCACGCGGCGCCCTGGTCCGTGGGCTCCCAGGGATACGCCAACGTCAGTCACGGCTGCACCGGCATGAGCACCAGCAACGCGGCGTGGTTCTTCAACCACGTGCGGGTGGGCGACATCGTGAAGGTCGTCAACTCCAACGGCGCCCAGATGGCGGCGTTCGACAACGGGTTCGGCGACTGGAACGTCTCCTGGGCGAGCTGGCGCAACGGCAGCGCCCTGATGGGCGGCACCCCCGACGGCCCGCCGGTGGCCGAGAAGGCGCGCCTGCGTCCCGAGTCCGTGTGA
- a CDS encoding carbohydrate kinase family protein: MRIAVTGSIATDHLMTFPGRFADQLVADQLHTVSLSFLVDNLDVRRGGVGANIAFGMGQLGTRPILVGAAGSDFDEYRAWLDRHGVDTGSVRISEVLHTARFVCTTDADHNQIGSFYTGAMSEARLIELKAVADRVDGLDLVLIGADDPEAMLRHTEECKSRAIPFAADFSQQIARMNGDEIRILLDGATYLFSNEYEKGLIESKTGWSDAEILAKVGHRVTTLGARGVRIERVGEDPVEVGCPDEERKADPTGVGDAFRAGFLSGLAWGVSLERAAQVGCMLATLVIETVGTQEYQLRRAHFMDRFTKAYGDDAAMEVRAHLV, from the coding sequence GTGCGTATCGCAGTCACCGGCTCCATCGCCACCGACCACCTCATGACCTTCCCCGGCCGTTTCGCCGACCAGCTGGTCGCGGACCAGTTGCACACGGTCTCCCTCTCCTTCCTGGTCGACAACCTCGACGTGCGCAGGGGCGGCGTCGGCGCGAACATCGCCTTCGGTATGGGTCAGCTGGGCACCAGGCCGATCCTGGTCGGGGCCGCGGGCTCCGACTTCGACGAATACCGCGCCTGGCTCGACCGCCACGGCGTCGACACCGGCTCCGTACGGATCTCCGAGGTGCTGCACACCGCGCGCTTCGTGTGCACCACGGACGCCGACCACAACCAGATCGGCTCCTTCTACACGGGCGCGATGAGCGAGGCCCGGCTGATCGAGCTGAAGGCGGTCGCGGACCGGGTCGACGGACTCGACCTCGTCCTCATCGGCGCGGACGACCCCGAGGCGATGCTGCGGCACACCGAGGAGTGCAAGTCCCGCGCGATCCCCTTCGCCGCCGACTTCTCGCAGCAGATCGCCCGGATGAACGGCGACGAGATCCGGATACTGCTGGACGGGGCGACCTACCTCTTCTCGAACGAGTACGAGAAGGGGCTCATCGAGTCCAAGACCGGCTGGAGCGACGCCGAGATCCTCGCCAAGGTCGGTCACCGGGTCACCACCCTCGGCGCGCGCGGTGTGCGCATCGAGCGCGTTGGCGAGGACCCGGTCGAGGTCGGCTGCCCCGACGAGGAGCGCAAGGCCGACCCGACGGGTGTCGGCGACGCGTTCCGCGCGGGCTTCCTGTCCGGGCTCGCCTGGGGCGTCTCCCTGGAGCGCGCCGCGCAGGTCGGCTGCATGCTCGCCACCCTGGTGATCGAGACGGTCGGCACCCAGGAGTACCAGCTGCGCCGCGCCCACTTCATGGACCGGTTCACCAAGGCGTACGGCGACGACGCGGCCATGGAGGTCAGGGCCCACCTGGTCTAG